The following DNA comes from Glaciihabitans arcticus.
GGCAGGGCGTGAATACATTCTTTCTCACGCTCAATGGTGCTGCTCTAACGGCATGCGGCTTGATCTTGAGCACGGCACAGACCGGACCGCATAAGGCGCTCGCTTTATTAGCACTCACGGTCACCGGGGCGATCCTCGCTCACGCATGGCGAAGTCTCCTAGTTTCATTCGGCCAACTCAACACAGGAAAGTTCGTCGTCATTAACCGTCTGGAGCAGTTATTTCCGGCGGCAATCTTTTTTGCGGAATGGCAAGCACTCGGCCAAGGAAAACAGCCCGAAAAGTATCGAACATTCACTTCGAGGGAGATGTGGACCCCACTGGCGTTCTTCTGGATTTACGTGATTGCTTCGATAGTCGAGGCGTTGGTTTGGGTGGGGCTGTTGGTGCTTTAGGGTTCGCTGCCGTTAGAAAGGCGGTTGGCGTCCCTCGCACCTCCTGCCGATCAATAGAGACCAGAATCGTCAGCGCTTCCGCACCCGCAAAACCCGATA
Coding sequences within:
- a CDS encoding RipA family octameric membrane protein — translated: MTNDDSIDKVLFPAGIPESEGDIRLTFELYKIMVASSEGLVARRQGVNTFFLTLNGAALTACGLILSTAQTGPHKALALLALTVTGAILAHAWRSLLVSFGQLNTGKFVVINRLEQLFPAAIFFAEWQALGQGKQPEKYRTFTSREMWTPLAFFWIYVIASIVEALVWVGLLVL